The Entelurus aequoreus isolate RoL-2023_Sb linkage group LG08, RoL_Eaeq_v1.1, whole genome shotgun sequence genome segment aaatatttaagtggacaatgggagtgtatattttgacaataaactacaaaataatacaaaacaaactagtccccgccggcactcacgctaccgctccctctcttctctcgcccacacactcactgacgtcactcacctcacatgctgtcacctattaaagggccacaaacacacatatacgctactgtcataacattttctttccaattcattaattaggcaactaatttgaaactggtgtgggtggctctatatatactagcccactgcagacacatgcagaaatcagcaaggaatcgaaaagtattaaatctgtgacaaaaataatatccgctctgtctaaacgataccgtttgatcagctgctcgtcatcaaaaaaaacaaaaacattgttccgttccctgaacgttggcgcacgtctctctcgcctcagtgccatcccctgctggcaactcctagccacttaagacacctctgaaggtctcttaaatatcgtggagagtaggagtgattcttagacttaagaacgttgataaaaagcttttatttttaagtttgagagtaggactaaatttcgcaaattctcaggacttaagtgtaaaatggcactctaagaagcttgataagtacggcccctggtccttacgggcgacctggtgcccacgggcaccgcgttggtgacccctgcagtacataaaacaaacaaaatacagtataaaaggcattaacacataatattaaaaacagtgctggtgcatattcagtaaaaggcatctaataaataaatacaagcagcaataaaaacatcaaaataaaatTGTGTTGAATAAGTATTAAGAATCTTGGGAATTCATAGATGGGCGCCTGAAATTGTGGTACTATGATGACCACCTTCAACTTCATGTGTTGCCTCTTAGGATCCCATCATCAACATAGTGGAGATGAAGGACATCCATTCAGAGATCAACCTGACGGTGCCTGACCCCATCCTGCTGTCAAACCTCCATGACGGGATTGACGGAGTGAGGCTGCCTTTTTGTGAATATGACATCATCACCATGGAGCTTGTTATGACTTGACTTCTCTGGCCTGTGCTTCTCAGCAAAACTCCAAAAAGAGGAAGCTGGAGGAGGAAGATGCAGTGGACAAGGGTGAGTTGTAGCCTTCAGACCAAGATGACGTAGAAGGATTGACCCTCTTCTTCCCACCAAGTGACTGGCACCAAGGTGTTTGTCATGCCGGGGGGGATGATGAAGAGCAACAGCAACCTGGCTGTTCTAATAGAAAAGGTCAAACCGGAGATCCGGACGCTCTTAGAGAAATGTAACACAGTGAGTGTCCTTGCCGTCGCCATGGAAGGAAAACCTGTTAGTTGGTCTTCAGCGTGCTTTTTCCTCGTCCCCGTGCAGGTGAAAATGTGGGTGCAGCTGCTGATTCCCAGGATAGAGGACGGCAACAACTTTGGTGTGTCCATCCAGGAGGAGACTGTTGCTGAACTCCGAACAGTGGAAGGGGAGGCGTCTTGTTACCTGGACCAGATAACCAGGTAGATCATAGGCAGGTTTTATCCactaaaccaggcctgggcagtTACTTTGACtctgggggccaaatttagagaacaaaatgtgtctaggggccggtgtatctattttgtaagaacacaaatacaaaacctcacaataatgtctgattgaatgctaaaaatgttatgacagaccggctTAAAAAAACGCAACagaattttaaaaatttttactgAACGagaatgtacaaaccctgtttccatatgagttgggaaatggtgttagatgtaaatataaacagaatacaatgatttgcaaatccttttcaagccatattcagttgaatatgctacaaagacaacatatttcatgttcaaactcataaacttgatttatttttgtgcaaataataattaagttaggctgcaacacgtgccaaagtagttgggaaagggcatgttcaccactgtgttacatggcctttccttttaacaacactcagtaaaggtttgggaagtgaggagacacatttttgaagtggaattctttcttattcttgcttgatgtacagcttaagttgttcaacagtccgggggtctcccttctgctattgcaggtgccacacattttcaatgtctggactacaggcaggccagtctagtacccgcactcttactatgaagccacgttgatgtaacacgtggcttggcattgtcttgctgaaataagcaggggcgtccatggtaacgttgctttgatggcaacatatgttgctccaaaagctatatgtacctttcagcattaatggtgccttcacagatgagtaagttacccatgtcttggccactaatacacccccataccatcacacatgctgccttttacactttgcgcctagaacaatccggatggttcttttcctctcgacgtccacagtttccaaaaacaattagaaatgtggactcgtcagaccacagaacacttttccactttgtatcagtccaccttagatgagctcaggcccagcgaagccgacggcgtttctgggtgttgttgataaacggttttcgccttgcataggagagttttaacttgcacttacagatgtagcgaccaactgtagttactgacagtggctttctgaagtgttcctgagcccatgtggtgatatcctttacacactgatgtggcttgttgatgcagtacagcctgagggatggaaggtcacgggcttagctgcttacgtgcagtgatttctccacattctctttgatgatattacggagcgtagatggtgaaatccctcaattccttgcaatagctgcttgagaaaggttgttcttaaactgttcaacaatttgctcaggcatttgttgacaaagtggtgaccctcgccccatccttgtttgtgaatgactgagcatttcatggaatctacttttatacccaatcatggcacccacctgttcccaattagcctgcacacctgtgggatgttccaaataagtgtttgatgagcattcctcaactttatcagtatttattgccacctttcacaacttctttgtcacgtgttgctgccatcaaattataaagttaattattatttgcaaaaaaaaaataaagtttatgagtttgaacatgaaatatgttgtctttgtagcatattcaactgaatatggcttgaaaaggatttgcaaatcattgtattctgtttatatttacatctaacaccatttcccaactcatatggaaacggggtttgtacatgaaaataaagaatgttacaatattaactatgaaggacaaaacactgaatatttgcaacatatgaacgtcacaccccttgatcgacatattttacaatcaaacaaaacacaacaaaaatgcaacaaactaagtgaaatatgaacgcgaaaggtAAAAAatacccacctacaatctgatatttgTGAtatatccatacttgccaaccctcccgtttttagcgggagaatcccgatattcagcgcctctcccgacaaactcccggaattcagccggagctggaggccacgccccctccagctcaatgcggacttgagactgagtggggacagcctgttctcacgtccgctttcccacaatataaacagcttgcctgcccaaagacgtcataacatctagggcttttgtagagtgcacaactgcgcacacaacaaggagatgaagcagaagaacgaggaaattacagacgtggcggccgaaatgatatactcatcgtgaacggagaagttaaacaggacaatactgccatctaatggatagccactggaacactgaaattcaagtatttttttttttctatgtaaataaaaaaaaaaaaaatatatatatatatatatatatatatatatatatatatatatatatatatacacagctagaattcactgaaagtcaagtatttcatgcacacacacatatatatatatatatatatatatatatatatatatatatatatatatatatatatatatatatatatatatatatatatatatatatatatatatatatatatatatatatatatatatatatatatatatatatatatatatatatatatatatatatatatatatatatatatatatatatatgaaatactcgagttggtgaattctagctgtaaataaccatgtCCTCAGATCTGTTGGTCATTCTCGGCGCACTATAGTAAAGTATAATGTCCTCATCAAACAGATTTAAAGTAGGGATGTGCATTATGGCCTGAGAATCATTTATGATATACATTGTGATAACGACATGTAACATAAGTGGCATCAcattacaaataataatagaaCCAAGGTTTGCATTCACAGAGTAGCTGCTCTATTATTCTCTTTGTAGACTcctattattctttttttaactTCCTTGTTACCTGCTTCATCTCTGCTGTACTTAGGGATGGACACTGTTCACCTTTGAATTGATGCGATACCAATTCCCAGCACCTAGCTTGGAacgatactggtactcaacggtaccaattcttggtatttttgcattgaatattgaacaagccaggcttatataactttatagtgacatgcaaaatccagtttcaaataataataataattaaagctgcaagcagcgttggtcgggtccgcattttggcaggtgctagtcctaggtgtcccaatacttttgtccagtggtagtcctgagtgagacctacataggtttttgttgcatgtctctacgatattcgtactgagaGTTAGAGgacgttttgtctgtgtttttttcctaggtgctgcggcacagtggttcttttctttgaaggctcgtaaaatcaaaaccgtagcacttattaaaacgctttcgtcaacttttaatcggaagggttcaatctctcctgtagtagtttgaagccaaaacgacaaacgcgctcagaggagataatgtttgatgtttggtgaccgctttttaaaaaaaaagtgttttgaagtggggatatcaaacttcctgttgatttttgctgaaggatttcaatctatgaaatgtaggtctaagtgagacctacgtagaggtttttgtttcatgtctctaaaacgttcctaccagaagttacaagcagttttgtctgagttttcctctgagaagcagttttgtctctgttttattaaaaaattgtgctagagcgcaattttgagttttggggttcgtttttttttaaaacgcaatttccaccagtcctaatgtgtgtaaaaattttggtgagttttgaagtattttaagggggtcaaattacagctcaaagaggcaaaaatttgtgtttttagtcattttttgtgttgaaggggaaattgccaacttcctgttggtttttgcccgaggatgtgaaattatgaattgtaggtctaagtgagacctacatagaggtttttgtttcatgtctctacgaccttcctagtgggagttacaggcagtttgtttttgttttttgtcctagggggcgctacagcgcaatttttatttttggggtttgttttttttttactaaagtgggctgtcacagtttttctatgggtgtataaaatttggtgagttttgaagcatgttagggggggcaaagtagtgcgcaaagctgcggaataataatcaaccttacaatttcaataggttcctttgtacctgtataaaggactccctttgggagttctttatacagggtacaggcggaccctaataattaaaaaatatcaatggcatatcaaatacaatttaaatacaaatgtaatgcctcttttctatttgcagccttctgaggtaaatatcaacattaactttttccacaggctaatacattagaaaataaaataacaatgaataaaacaaccattcaggactttaaactactcagtttgcaacacactgatctaatctgatgtgcccaagccatcttttcttggatgctagttcattcatgtcggggctcaggctttgagctgaggcaaccttcattatccaaccaaggtgttcatcagtcattatatctcgtctagggggcgtgtcttaaaggcagTGCGTTTATCGTCCtccacgagctgtcgtcacgtctgcttttcatccattccaacaacgtgccggcccgatCACAAGACACACGtgttgcaatgcatacttggccaacagccatacaggttacactgacggtggacgaataaacaactttaacactgttagaaatatgcgccacactgtgaatccacaccaaacaagaatgactaacacatttcgggagaacatccgcaccgtaacacaacataaacacaacaaaacaaatacccagaatcccatgcagccctaactcttccgggctgcaatataattaaaaaaaatcaaaacgcaAAAGcttaattttattgttttttatattgcctTTGTTATcttaatttattaatattataatttaaattgtttttttccaaCTATATTTAAAGTAGAATTTTGCTGGTATAATAAATAGTCGCGTTTTGAAATAATCATGTCATTTATGGTGatcacaatatcaatcaaaataacggTGATTGTTATTTTTGCACTAATGGCCCAGCCCTACGTCTCACGCAGCAAATAAGTGTGATGTACAACCATTGATGTGTGTTTATaataatgcaaaataaaaaaaataaacatgaatTTTAAGatataaattagggatgtccgataatggctttttgccgatatccgatattgtccaactctttaattactgataccgatatcaaccgataccgatatcaaccgatatatgcagtcgtggaattaacacattattatgcctaatttggacaaccagggatggtgaagataaggtacttttaaaaaaaatatataaaataaaataagataaataaattaaaaacattttcttgaataaaaaagaaagtaaaacaatataaaaacagttacatagaaactagtaatgaatgaaaatgagtcaaatgaagtgttaaaggttagtactattagtggagcagcagcacgcacaatcatgtgtgcttacggactgtatcccttgcagactgtattgatatatattgatatataatgtaggaagcagaatattaataacagaaagaaacaacaaggagggaggttttttgggttggtgcattaattgtaagtgtatcttgtgttttttatgttgatttaattaaaaaaaataaaaaataaataaaaaacgataccgataataaaaaaaccgatactgataatttccgatattacattttaacgcatttatcggccgacaatatcggcaggccgatattatcggacatccctaatgtaaatatataaaaataaaatataaattttatattatatcaataatgaaacaatgaataaaataaagaaaCATCAAATGCAAAATATAAAcaaatgaaaatttaaaatgattaTATGTGAAAAATTATATGATTAtataatgaaacaaaaaaacaaaaaaagtataaaCATAAAATTTAAAatctaaatatataaaaataacataaatgataattatataataataattaaacatttgtgaataaaaataaaatatgaatacaaaacaaaaaaaataaagttaaaatgtaaaatataaatatatgacaaatatataaattacatataattatataatataaataatgaaacaaaaacatgaatacaaataaaagaaaaacgttaaattaaatatattaaatatatcatctaaaatattaaaaaaattaaatttgatACATTTTTCTCCTGCTTTTTTTTCCCACCGGTCGTAAAAATGATCAATAACGATCAATATCAAGCCATATAAAAGGCTTCTAtcctgatacagttttcagccctaCTGGGCATGAATGAAATGTGTTCATGTTTAATTggaactttgtgtgtgtgtgtgtgtgtgtttgtttgtttgtttgtttgtttgtttgtttgtgcttGCAGATATTACATCACTCGGGCAAAGCTGGTTTCTAAAATAGGAAAATACCCGCATGTGGTGAGCAAACACGTCCATGTTGGAACACGCCCGCCATGATGCTCACGTCTGACTTGTGCTCCCTCAGGAGGACTATCGGCGCACGGTGACGGAGATCGACGAGAAGGAATACATCAGCCTGAAGATCATCGTGTCAGAGCTCAGAAATCAATATGTGGGTTTTTCGTTTCTTATCCGGCGCCGCTCGCCACTCCGCTGACTTGTTCCTCTGGCACCCGCAGGTGGCGCTACACGACATGATCCTGAAGAACATCGAGAAGATCAAGAGGCCTCGCAGCAGTAACGCCGAAGCCTTGTACTGATCGCCAACGCCATGCCAATCTCCTGTGGCCCCGCCCCCTTAGAGGCTCCGTCATTTCAGTACAATCAACCAAACACGGACACcactcttgttttgttttttaattgtaaaatgcttttttcttcttcttttaaatCTTTCTTTGGGAGGAAACTTGAGGAAGTTCACGGCAacagtcttttttttattattttaattaaagtTATGTACGCACATGTTGGTGGAATTGTTTCATTTATAGCTCTTATGAAAACTTGTTTAGTTGTGTGTCCGAAGGCTCCACATAGAAGTTTTATGTCTGCTTGTAGGTCCAAATAAACTACCTGCGTGTCACAAAATATTGATTCTATTGAATAAACATTTTTGTAAGAAATGTGGCCTTTTGGTGTTTACGTTTGCTCGCACTTTGCTTCTGGCCTGTAGGAGGCGCTGTGGCGGCTTCTTCACCTCCACTTACGAGTTTTCCAGGATACGAATGTTGTctttttgattgattaaaacttgtattagtaggttgcacagtacagtacatattccctacaagtgaccactaaatggtaacaccccgataagtttttacacttatttaagtcgcggtccacgttaatcaattcatggtaattgttACGCTCCAATTGCGAGCATAAATGAGAATTACGAGCCTTTGCCAGAATAAACCAAAAAGTGcgcatacagcaggggtgtccaaactttttccactgagggccacacactgaaaaatcatgtgggagccattttgatattttttcattttcaaacccaacacaatatacacttttttaaTTTCTAACCTTTGGGGCTCCCTCAAGTTAAGTCCGAGGGACCCAGAatggtttcagtcttaaaaaaggttaaaaataagtcatatattattttttttattaaacgcttGAATTTCTAATTCAATTTCAtgtgaaaaacattttaaaacatgatatatacatatatatattttttttttttttaaggatcaatacttttttttgtaatcttttatttttagataaaaaataaattaaaataaaaaatatatatatttttttatttattattttaatttgttttactctttttttttactcttttttttttttttccattttatgagCTCTATTGGAGTTCCAACTCTATTTTTggggggcaaaaatacaaaatatacaatatttttcccaaaaagattttcaaagtggaatatttaaagtGAAGTAATTgaatccctaaataggtcaataattcatagcaaaattgatttgaatgtattattatttttaatttttatcagccaggtgttttttaattccactaaaattcttgagGATCTAaacgtgccccactcataaaaaggtcatgctttttttgtatttttttttttacattcaatacttaaatctctatattagttttagataatatatagtgtaattagtttagtataataacaatcaatataactATTATAATTAGCattagtatataattagtatgtatttttaaaagtaattttcatatttttttgtttgttgtatttatgtcctttttgtccttaaatcagtcaataattcatagcaacattgattttcattcattattattttttgagaaattatttttaaaaaatggtgttatta includes the following:
- the psme3 gene encoding proteasome activator complex subunit 3 isoform X2, whose protein sequence is MSSLLKVDNEIKTKVDAFRERITAEAEDLVANFFPKKLLELDLFLKDPIINIVEMKDIHSEINLTVPDPILLSNLHDGIDGQNSKKRKLEEEDAVDKVTGTKVFVMPGGMMKSNSNLAVLIEKVKPEIRTLLEKCNTVSVLAVAMEGKPVSWSSACFFLVPVQVKMWVQLLIPRIEDGNNFGVSIQEETVAELRTVEGEASCYLDQITRYYITRAKLVSKIGKYPHVEDYRRTVTEIDEKEYISLKIIVSELRNQYVALHDMILKNIEKIKRPRSSNAEALY
- the psme3 gene encoding proteasome activator complex subunit 3 isoform X1, giving the protein MASSYSSEIKANILGGEDNSCFISTNRMDDFATYPSIYEQVDAFRERITAEAEDLVANFFPKKLLELDLFLKDPIINIVEMKDIHSEINLTVPDPILLSNLHDGIDGQNSKKRKLEEEDAVDKVTGTKVFVMPGGMMKSNSNLAVLIEKVKPEIRTLLEKCNTVKMWVQLLIPRIEDGNNFGVSIQEETVAELRTVEGEASCYLDQITRYYITRAKLVSKIGKYPHVEDYRRTVTEIDEKEYISLKIIVSELRNQYVALHDMILKNIEKIKRPRSSNAEALY
- the psme3 gene encoding proteasome activator complex subunit 3 isoform X3, whose translation is MSSLLKVDNEIKTKVDAFRERITAEAEDLVANFFPKKLLELDLFLKDPIINIVEMKDIHSEINLTVPDPILLSNLHDGIDGQNSKKRKLEEEDAVDKVTGTKVFVMPGGMMKSNSNLAVLIEKVKPEIRTLLEKCNTVKMWVQLLIPRIEDGNNFGVSIQEETVAELRTVEGEASCYLDQITRYYITRAKLVSKIGKYPHVEDYRRTVTEIDEKEYISLKIIVSELRNQYVALHDMILKNIEKIKRPRSSNAEALY